A part of Candidatus Bathyarchaeota archaeon genomic DNA contains:
- a CDS encoding 4Fe-4S binding protein has protein sequence MVKIVVDAKCTGCETCVNTCPVGVYEIKAGKSVPTKESECLVCRACEAQCPEGAIQVIE, from the coding sequence ATGGTAAAAATTGTTGTCGATGCCAAATGTACTGGATGCGAAACTTGTGTGAACACTTGCCCCGTCGGCGTTTACGAAATCAAAGCCGGCAAATCTGTTCCAACCAAAGAAAGTGAATGTTTGGTTTGCAGAGCATGTGAAGCACAATGTCCTGAAGGTGCCATTCAGGTTATCGAGTAA
- a CDS encoding ferredoxin:glutaredoxin reductase: MNNVPIEQVRRRAEADAKTYGYYLTPQPELLQMFLEGLKTNEERYGYPSCPCRLATGNLEIDRDIICPCDYRDPDVAQYGACYCRLYVNKAVYESQNLPEVPERRPLEKQKRAYGTPKQPSQQPMEEEKPKQPPQAPKKKLWYCRQCGYVVFREDPPYVCPICKAKREMFAEIDAEVKFNG, encoded by the coding sequence TTGAACAATGTCCCCATCGAGCAGGTCCGCCGCCGAGCCGAAGCCGACGCAAAAACCTACGGGTACTACCTGACCCCGCAGCCTGAACTTCTGCAGATGTTCCTTGAAGGCCTAAAAACAAACGAGGAACGCTACGGCTACCCCAGCTGCCCCTGCCGCTTAGCAACCGGCAACCTGGAAATCGACCGCGACATCATCTGCCCCTGCGATTACCGCGACCCAGACGTTGCCCAATATGGCGCCTGCTACTGTCGCCTCTACGTTAACAAAGCAGTGTATGAAAGCCAAAACCTCCCCGAAGTCCCCGAGCGACGCCCCCTCGAAAAGCAGAAACGCGCATACGGCACCCCAAAGCAGCCATCACAGCAGCCAATGGAAGAGGAAAAACCCAAACAGCCGCCCCAAGCCCCAAAAAAGAAACTGTGGTACTGTCGACAATGCGGCTACGTGGTGTTCCGCGAAGACCCTCCCTACGTCTGCCCCATATGCAAGGCTAAACGGGAAATGTTCGCGGAAATCGACGCGGAAGTCAAGTTTAACGGCTAG
- a CDS encoding glutaredoxin family protein → MQYSKVSGKRNDHKVVIYALSTCVWCKLTKQYLSENSVAYDFVDVDLLDAADKNSVHEIIQSKGGSLSYPTTIIDDKTVITGFRKDQIKEALGF, encoded by the coding sequence ATGCAGTATTCTAAAGTGTCCGGTAAGAGAAACGACCACAAAGTTGTCATATACGCATTAAGCACATGTGTCTGGTGCAAACTAACCAAGCAGTATCTCAGCGAAAACAGCGTCGCCTACGATTTCGTTGACGTTGACCTGCTGGATGCAGCCGACAAAAACTCTGTGCATGAGATTATCCAAAGCAAAGGCGGATCTCTAAGTTACCCCACAACCATCATCGATGACAAAACCGTAATCACAGGATTCCGTAAGGACCAAATAAAAGAGGCACTGGGCTTTTGA
- the rbcL gene encoding type III ribulose-bisphosphate carboxylase → MKYLDFVDLTYKPQPSDLICTFTVEPEGISLQEAAGGVAAESSVGTWTELTTEKPYVKALAAHVFSIEGNVIKIAYPIGLFETSNMPNILSSVAGNVFGLKALRNLRLLDIEFPQMLLDSFKGPRYGIGGIRELLKVPKRPLVGTIIKPKLGLKTADHAQVAYNAWLGGCDVVKDDENLSSQKFNPFPERLVQTLEARDKAQSETGERKVYMINITADNELMIKRAQMVQDQGGEYVMVDILTCGWAALQSLRDQNFKLVLHAHRAGHAAFTKNPLHGISMKPIAAVARIIGVDQLHVGTVVGKMSETQQEVLENIDACKTEIGGLKAVLPVASGGLHPRLVPALLDTFGCDVVLQAGGGIHGHPGGTVSGAKAMRQAVDAVLEGKTLEQYGESHRELALALQQWTA, encoded by the coding sequence TTGAAGTATCTTGACTTTGTCGATTTAACCTACAAACCCCAACCATCCGATTTAATCTGCACCTTCACCGTGGAGCCCGAGGGCATCAGTCTGCAGGAGGCGGCAGGCGGCGTTGCGGCGGAAAGCAGCGTGGGCACATGGACCGAGCTCACCACCGAGAAACCCTACGTTAAAGCGCTGGCAGCCCACGTATTCAGCATCGAAGGCAACGTCATCAAAATCGCCTATCCCATCGGGCTCTTCGAAACATCCAACATGCCAAACATCCTTAGCAGCGTCGCAGGCAACGTGTTTGGGCTTAAAGCGCTCCGGAACCTGCGGCTCCTCGACATCGAGTTCCCCCAGATGCTTCTAGACAGCTTTAAGGGCCCCCGCTATGGCATCGGCGGCATCCGGGAACTCCTCAAAGTGCCCAAGCGCCCCCTCGTCGGCACCATCATCAAGCCTAAACTCGGCTTAAAAACAGCTGACCACGCCCAAGTCGCCTACAACGCATGGCTGGGCGGCTGCGACGTAGTTAAAGACGACGAGAACCTCAGCAGCCAAAAATTCAACCCCTTCCCCGAGCGGCTAGTACAGACCCTGGAGGCACGCGACAAAGCCCAATCCGAAACTGGCGAACGCAAAGTCTACATGATTAACATAACCGCCGACAATGAGTTGATGATTAAGCGGGCGCAGATGGTGCAGGATCAGGGCGGCGAATACGTCATGGTGGATATCTTAACCTGCGGCTGGGCGGCGCTTCAGAGCCTGCGCGACCAAAACTTCAAACTGGTTCTCCATGCCCACCGGGCTGGACACGCGGCATTCACCAAAAACCCCCTGCATGGCATCTCCATGAAACCCATCGCGGCGGTGGCACGCATCATCGGCGTTGACCAGCTTCACGTGGGCACTGTTGTGGGTAAGATGTCGGAGACCCAGCAGGAAGTGCTTGAGAACATCGATGCCTGCAAGACCGAAATTGGCGGTCTTAAAGCGGTGTTGCCGGTGGCGTCAGGTGGCTTGCATCCGAGGCTTGTGCCTGCGCTGCTGGATACGTTTGGCTGCGATGTGGTTTTGCAGGCCGGCGGCGGCATCCATGGTCACCCCGGGGGCACTGTGTCAGGCGCGAAGGCGATGCGGCAAGCAGTGGATGCGGTGCTGGAGGGCAAAACCCTTGAGCAGTATGGGGAAAGCCACAGGGAACTTGCGTTGGCGCTGCAGCAGTGGACCGCCTAA
- a CDS encoding AMP phosphorylase: MQLIVELLNITTGGNRIAVLSQQTASQLGVHSSDRIKISVEGREMIALSNIAEHFPNDRIGFFEEAEGALGVKDDDVVDVQLASLPESLFNIRAKLHGERLREKDIVAIVKDVVERHLSQVEIAAFLTALSIHGLSTAETEALSRAMIMTGRTLDFGRGPILDKHSVGGIPGDKTSMLVVPIVAAAGFTIPKTSSRAITSPAGTADRVETLCPVTLATEEIKAVVKKTGGCLVWGGSLELAPADDLFIQVEYPLGIDPMLLPSILSKKKAIGATHVAVDIPTGMGAKIKTRQEAYSLAADFVDLGKRLGLNIQCALTFGDQPLGCGIGPALEAREALWTLMGQGPPDLREKAVSLASMLFDMVGVENPRVMAEDMVDSGKALCKLREIIGAQGGNSAVKPEDLPVGPYKAAVHSQQAGKVLWLSTDDIVRIARMAGAPKEKGAGVMLHAKLGETVRKEGVLLEVYAERESKLSAALELANNLSPIVLSKKPEEKMVLDTVPEKTTHEKAFMLDR, from the coding sequence ATGCAGCTTATCGTTGAACTCTTAAACATCACCACAGGCGGCAACCGTATAGCCGTTCTTAGTCAGCAAACAGCCAGCCAGCTGGGCGTGCATAGCTCGGACAGAATAAAAATCAGCGTCGAGGGCAGAGAAATGATTGCCCTATCCAACATCGCCGAGCATTTCCCCAACGACCGCATAGGCTTCTTTGAGGAAGCCGAGGGCGCGCTAGGCGTCAAAGACGATGATGTAGTGGATGTGCAGCTTGCCTCGTTGCCGGAATCGCTCTTTAACATCCGCGCTAAGCTCCATGGCGAGCGTCTCCGAGAAAAAGACATAGTCGCCATCGTCAAAGACGTTGTGGAGCGGCATCTAAGCCAAGTGGAAATCGCCGCTTTCCTCACAGCACTCAGCATTCATGGCTTAAGCACCGCCGAAACTGAGGCGCTGTCCAGGGCGATGATTATGACGGGAAGAACGCTGGATTTTGGACGTGGACCCATCCTTGATAAGCATAGCGTAGGCGGCATCCCAGGCGACAAAACCAGTATGCTCGTGGTGCCCATCGTGGCGGCGGCAGGCTTCACCATCCCCAAAACCAGTAGCCGCGCTATCACCTCGCCCGCGGGAACCGCAGACCGCGTGGAAACCCTCTGCCCGGTTACATTGGCAACCGAGGAAATCAAAGCAGTCGTCAAGAAAACCGGGGGCTGCCTTGTCTGGGGCGGCTCGTTGGAGCTGGCGCCGGCAGATGACCTCTTCATCCAAGTTGAATATCCCCTGGGCATAGACCCGATGCTTCTGCCATCGATTCTAAGTAAAAAGAAAGCCATAGGCGCCACCCACGTCGCCGTCGACATCCCCACGGGTATGGGCGCCAAAATCAAGACGCGACAGGAAGCCTACAGCTTAGCCGCGGACTTCGTGGATCTGGGCAAACGGCTGGGCTTAAACATCCAATGTGCCCTCACGTTTGGTGATCAGCCGCTGGGCTGCGGAATCGGACCCGCCTTGGAGGCGCGAGAGGCGCTTTGGACACTTATGGGGCAGGGCCCACCGGACCTGCGTGAGAAAGCTGTGAGCCTTGCCAGTATGCTCTTTGACATGGTGGGCGTTGAGAATCCGCGGGTGATGGCCGAGGACATGGTGGATTCAGGTAAAGCCCTCTGTAAGCTACGTGAAATCATCGGGGCGCAGGGCGGCAACTCAGCGGTGAAACCTGAGGATTTGCCGGTTGGACCCTACAAGGCCGCTGTGCATTCGCAGCAAGCAGGCAAAGTGCTGTGGCTAAGCACCGACGACATCGTGCGCATCGCCCGCATGGCAGGTGCCCCCAAAGAGAAGGGCGCCGGTGTTATGCTGCATGCTAAACTCGGCGAGACAGTGCGGAAAGAGGGCGTGTTGCTTGAGGTTTATGCTGAACGTGAAAGCAAGCTGTCGGCTGCGCTGGAACTCGCCAACAATCTCAGTCCAATTGTGCTCTCTAAGAAACCTGAAGAAAAGATGGTTTTAGACACCGTTCCAGAGAAAACCACGCATGAGAAAGCCTTCATGCTTGACAGATAA
- a CDS encoding DUF5518 domain-containing protein yields the protein MAGIGLGALVGFLLTVVLGIIYPGLGYLFGALLGGLVAGLIARGAMGGSISGFISGVFSAIVMTILTFFGFVLEGGAQYGILGAILGGIAGLALSVLAGIVAIVLAVIGGFIGGLVNQQTWQPTPNYRRNVV from the coding sequence ATGGCTGGTATTGGGCTTGGCGCATTGGTTGGTTTTCTGTTAACCGTGGTTCTGGGCATCATCTACCCGGGGCTGGGTTATCTCTTCGGCGCTCTTCTCGGCGGCCTAGTTGCCGGACTCATAGCCCGGGGAGCCATGGGTGGGTCCATCTCGGGGTTTATCTCCGGGGTCTTTAGCGCTATTGTCATGACAATTCTTACTTTCTTCGGCTTTGTCTTAGAGGGCGGTGCCCAATACGGAATCCTCGGCGCCATACTGGGCGGCATCGCGGGCTTGGCATTAAGTGTCTTAGCCGGAATCGTTGCCATAGTCCTCGCGGTCATCGGAGGCTTCATAGGCGGCTTAGTGAATCAGCAAACATGGCAGCCTACTCCCAATTACAGGCGAAATGTCGTCTAG
- a CDS encoding TIGR00266 family protein, whose product MRFEIKYKPSYAMLVASLEQGEAITAESGALTYMTPNIEVHTRKREKSIWGSLGLSLIGGQSFWVNDFTAQNGSGEAAFVAAPVGDIKQLDVAPGSGYVIQKSAYIASTSGIDLDVKWEGFTKGLFGQGLFMIKATGSGQMFINTFGAIDTHMLSAGQTLIVDNFHLVGFSETCSYKVTRLGGLKETLLSGEGLVTQITGPGEVHIQTKNLQEFTEWLWTLLAPKVRSERAR is encoded by the coding sequence TTGAGGTTCGAAATCAAATACAAGCCCTCTTACGCTATGCTCGTGGCAAGCTTAGAGCAGGGCGAAGCCATCACCGCCGAATCCGGCGCATTAACCTACATGACCCCCAACATAGAAGTACATACCCGCAAACGCGAAAAAAGCATCTGGGGCAGCCTAGGACTCAGCCTCATCGGAGGCCAATCCTTCTGGGTTAACGACTTCACCGCACAGAACGGTTCCGGCGAAGCTGCCTTCGTGGCGGCGCCAGTCGGCGACATCAAGCAACTCGACGTTGCCCCCGGCAGCGGCTACGTCATCCAGAAATCCGCCTACATCGCCTCCACCTCAGGCATCGATCTTGACGTGAAATGGGAAGGCTTCACTAAGGGGCTTTTCGGTCAAGGCTTATTCATGATTAAAGCCACAGGCAGCGGACAAATGTTCATCAACACTTTTGGCGCCATCGACACTCACATGCTATCAGCCGGGCAAACCCTCATCGTAGATAACTTTCACCTCGTCGGTTTTAGCGAAACCTGCAGCTACAAGGTCACGCGGCTAGGCGGCCTCAAAGAAACCCTGCTAAGCGGCGAAGGCCTAGTTACCCAAATAACGGGGCCCGGTGAAGTGCATATCCAAACCAAGAACCTGCAGGAATTCACGGAGTGGCTCTGGACGCTTTTAGCCCCCAAAGTTCGAAGCGAGAGGGCGCGTTGA